Part of the Nostoc sp. ATCC 53789 genome, TTGCGTTGTAATTGTTCAGCTAACTCCTCTATTTTTTGGGGAATATTACTACTTACTAAATTAACTGAGTCCAGGACACCTGCACATTGCAGAGAGTTAGTTACACTTTGATGAATATCTTTTCTGGCTAATAGAGCATCAATTACATCTAATTTTACTCCTGCTAATGCCAGATGACAGACAGACCAACCATACCAACAGCCAATAGCTAAAGCTTTTTTATCCCTAAACTTATGAGCAGTATTATAAAGAATATGTGCTTCATCCCGACTGAGAAATCCTACATTTGTTTCTCTTTTATCTACATACAGATTATGAGGAATTTCACGTTTTAGAGAATGCAAATCAGAAGTATTTATATCTTCTACAATCATATTGGGAAAACATTTATCTGGTTTGATAATTTCAAGCCCAACTGAAACATAATCTCCATCTGCTAACAATGCTCTGTCAATAAATTCTATCGTTTCTTTATTCATGATTCATTTTTCCTTAAATATCCTAATTTTTGCTGCTAACCCCATGCCTATTGCTGTGATGCAGTCTTAGGCATACACAGTTACTGATTGATGGCTTACTAATAATCAAACTTGCTAAAATCGTCAATCATCTGAATATAGTTTTTGATGATATGACTAAAATCAAAATTTTCCCTGACATATTCTACAATTTCTTGGCGAAAAGATTTATTTTTATCAATTAAATCAATAATTGTGTCACAAACAATTCTTTTATTTTCGGCGGTAGCATTAGTTAATATATCATCTGGCAAAACTTTAATAAACTCTTTGGAGTGTAAGTTAGCACTAGCAGATTCTGAAACAACGACACATAAACCTGCCGCCATTGCTTCTAATACTACAAGCGGTGCAATTTCTCCATTACTAATTAAAACTAAACAATTATAATCTGTGAGATTATTATAAACTTGTTTTAAACTCCAGATACCTAAATATTTTGTCGTGGTTCCTTCTTTAAAATTAGGGTCATCTAAAGGCCCAACAAAATCTAATCCTAACTTACCATCAATCGTTTCTGCTAGCAATCTCTGCTGCTTTCTCGGTTGAATCCAACCCAAACAAATAGCTTTATTATTTCCTTCTTCTTTAAAATTCAACTTTTGAGTATCAATCCCGTTTATTTGCACTGATATATATCCAGAATAGCCTGCTTTAATAAAAATATGTTTTGTTGGATTAGAAAGGGCAATTATCCCAGGTGCATTTAGGTAATGTTGAAATCCCTCTTTAAAATCTTCTTCCCATTTATCTTGTTTAAAAAAATAGCCATTATGACAACTAAAACAATATTTTTGTTCTAGGCTTTTATTGAATTGACTAGCAAATTCATAAGCGTGTAAATGTACAAAATCATAATTTCCATTATTGATTTTATCTATAACTTCATTGACATCTTTGTTATTAAAAATATCTACTTGATGTCCAAGCTTATCTAAAAAATATTTATACTCTTGGATGAGAGTCAAAATAGAACTTGATAAGGGAGGTGCAGGAATATAGCCTCCAGCAACTAAGGCAATCTTCATGAAAATCCCTATTTTTTAGAAACTATTGCTCAAATATACTACATTTTTTATCGATGTTTACAAGTGTTAATAAGTCAAAGCGGTATATATCTATTCTATAATGGAATACGTTGATTTCATTGTGATATAAATTTTATGGTAAACTCTACTGCGCCTTCTTTCTTAAGTAGTTTTTTAGAAAATTCATTTGACTTAAAACATCATCTAGAATATTTTTTAAATTTAGATCCAGAAACCATAGAGACAAAGTTAGCAGCAGGACAAGAGGAAATAAAAAACTTAGGACGCAAAGATTTTAATTGGGAAGAAGCAACTGCTTTCTATCGTGAGAAAGTAGGAGAACTTTACTTGTTTGAATTGGGGGCTTGGCATCTATCAAGTTATGCTTATATTGGAGATATGTTGCAGTTGATTGCAGATTATGCCCAAGGAAGAGTGTTAGATTTTGGTGGAGGGATAGGAACTCATACCCTTGGTGCTGCTCTTTGTCCACAAGTTGAGCAAGTTGTTTATTATGATATTAATCCGATTAATTGTGATTTTGTTCAGTATCGAGCAGAGAAAATGGGACTGGGGAAAAAAATAATTTGTAGTCTTGAAATGCCTGCAAAAGAAAAATTTGATACTATTTTGTGTTTTGATGTTTTAGAACATTTGTCAGACCCTAGCCAGCAGTTATTAGAATTTTATCAATCTTTGAATTCTGAGGGTAAAATGATAGCAAATTGGTATTTTTTTAAAGGTTTTAATCAAGAATTTCTTTTTCATTTAGATGAGCCTAAAGTTGTAGAAGCATTTTTCAATACACTTCAGAGCCAATTTTTAGAGGTTTTTCACCCTTACTTAATTACAACTCGCTGCTACCGTAAGCAGAGTTGAATTTAATTACATGTTTTTTGGGTGGAGCCATAGCGAAACCCGCTAAACAAGTTATTTAGCTGAAAAAATGATGTTGATAAAAATAGATTAACGACGGAAATGTACCATAAATTATTATTTATGTCTACTCCAATGGGCCCACTAGGTTCAGGATTGGGAGGCGGAGTAGAGTTGACTTTATCTAATATTGCTACAGAAATGCTGCGGCGAGGACATAAATTAGAAATTGTTGCACCGCAGGGATCTATCAGCAATTCATTACCGATTAGAGAAATTCCCGGTGAACTAATACAGATACCAGCCCAAAATCAGAGTCGTAGCGATCCGATTTTGCTGCATAAAAATTCTGTTTTAGCGAATATGTGGGATTATGCTCGTCAAGTCCAAACTGATTATGATTTGATTGTTAATTTTGCTTATGATTGGTTGCCACTCTATTTAACACCATTTTTTCATTGTCCGATCGCACATCTGATCAGTATGGGTTCTTTGACAGATGTAATGGATGAGATTATTGAACAAGTAGCAATCAATTTTCCTGGTAGTATTGGTGTTCACAGCCAAACACAGGCAGCTACTTTCACATTTGCAGAACGGTGTATTTGTCTGTTAAATGGCATGGATTTATCTATTTATCAATTTTGCCAGGAACCAACTCAGAGCTTGGCGTGGGTAGGTAGGATAGCTCCTGAGAAAGGGCTAGAAGATGCAGTAGCAGCAGCAGAAATAACTGGCATTAAATTGAAAATATTCGGGTTAAAACAGGATATATCTTATTGGGAAAAAATTTGTCAAGAATACCCTAATGCTCCTATAGAATATGTAGGATTTTTACCAACGCTTGAGCTACAAAAGGAGCTAGGGAAATGTCAAGCACTTTTAGTAACTCCTCGTTGGATAGAAGCATTTGGAAATGTAGCAATAGAAGCGCTTGCTTGTGGAGTACCTTTAATTGCTTATCGTCGTGGTGGTTTAACAGAAATTGTCCAGGAAGGAAAAACTGGTTTTTTGGTGGAACCTGATAGTGTTCAAGGTTTAGTAGAAGCTATTAAGCATTTGGATGAAATTGACCGCCAAACTTGTCGCCAGCAAGCAGAAACTCTATATTCTTTAGAAGCTATGGGCGATCGCACTGAAGAGTGGTTTCAAGAAATTCTGAGAAAAAAATTCTGAAAAGCTGATATAGTACTAATCTTGTTCAATTTAGATATTGCCGCTACGACTAACGGGATTTACCGATGCAGCCATCCAACGTTGAAATTAATAAATAATTCTGGAACAATTACGCCAAAACATGGGATAAATCTCAAGTTATTCTAGGTAATCAAAAAGTTACAGATGATGAAAGAGATAATTACGTCAATTATTTAGGTGATGAATGGGCGACAGTATAAGATGCAGTCAATATTGTGACTAAGTATATTACACCGTTTATTTCCCAAGACAGTACAACCTTTTCTTTCTTTTTCAGCAAGCCCTACCTATGATGGATTATCTCGGATAAAGTAATCACACTTTGCCAGCCAAGTTTATCAACTGCTTGAAATTCACAAGATAAGTAATGTTATTGGCGCTATCAATTTTGATCCACCCTTTTTCATGCAGCTTTTCCATGATTTTGGTGGTTTCTTCAACACCGATTTCTGTTACCTCTGCTAAATCTTTAAAAGGAATGTTAAAAACTTCTCTTCCTAAGTCTGATTCCTGACCATAACTTTCACCTAAAGTTACTAGGGTATGAGCGAGTTTGACTGCTGGTGGTGAAGACCGCATTTGTAATCGCTGGTTAATTTGCCGCAATCGCCGCACCATCAGTTGCAGCATCCGGTGATGTAACTGTGGGTCTTTAAACAATATTTGAATAAAACGCTCTCTGGAGATACTAAGCAACTTCACGGGTGAAAGGGCAATGACATCGGTTGAGCGTGGAGATTCATCTAAAATTGCCATTTCTCCAAAAAAATCGCCACGACCAAAAATTGCCAAAGCCACTGAATCGTCCCCGACAGTACGCCGGACTTTGACCCAACCAGAAACCACGAAGTAAACGGCATTACCCCAGGCATCTTCCATCACAACGGCTCGCCCTGATGGGTATTCATGTTCAATTGCAACGTTGAGCAGCCATTCTAAGGTTTGTGGGTTGGCTGTACTCATCAAGGGGAAAAGTTCACTAAAAACCTCAGTTAGCATGAAATATTTGCAACAAATGGATTCAAGAGCGGGAAACTAACTTTGATACTATAAGTTTGTTTAAACCGTAATCTTACTCAGAGTACGATCGCAAAATTTGTATTTATTTGAGATGAACCTTTAAGGTTGATCGGTCTAAAGTCTCATTACAACATAACAATTATGTACGCGATCGAAATCAGCGCTTTCACTGACAGACCTATAATTTGCTGTCTGTTGGTGGATTGCTATGTATTGCCAGTATTTTGATCTGTTGGTCTAAATTTTTCACTAATTGATTCAGTGTAGCTAAAGCCTCTGATTGCTGAGAGTCAAGGATAGGATTCAACAAAAGCCGTTCTTGTAGTTCATGTAATTTGAAACTTAGTTGCTGAGAAATTCCTAAAGCATCACGTCCCAGACGCATCAATTGTTGTTGCTGATAGAATTTTAATGCTGCTCCCCGCAAGACTTGGAGTGTTGCCTCTTCACCGTAGGTTCCCGGCATAACTCGCAAGCGCAATAACAAGCGGTTTTTTTGATATACATATTCCTTCTCTACCTGTTTTGGTTCTGCAAGCGTGATGAGAGGTAGGGAGGCAAACCGCTTTAATTCATTCAGTACTCCTTGGAAAACATATAGCGGCAGCTTGTCTAACACAGACTGCAATATTCCATTATCACTCCACAGTATCCTGCCTTCGTAAGCTTGTCTTTCTAAATACAGCCGGCCGATTCCCCCACCCATAATTCGCCCTAGTAATTCCTCTAGTAATTTTTTGGGTGGCAGTGTTGGCAGCAACTCAATGGGAGTAAGTAATTCAGGAACTTGTGTAGGCAAAATAGGTAGATTGTTTGCTGCTGCAACGGATGTCTCGCCCTCTTGATTCCTTAGAGTTTGAGATGATTGATCTAACTCTGGGATAGGGGGCAAGTCTACACGCTGTCCAGAATGTTGACGCTTTTGTGTCTGAAACGCCATCAATAGGGGGTGCTGATTTGATTCTGAGTCGGCATTTAGGGAGGGAATAGGTTTGTCAGTATTTTGTTGGGAAAAGTCCTCTGTTGACTCATGCACAAGTTTTGCATCTAGTTGAGATGTATTCTTATGGTTGAGGTAGGCTGATAATATTCTGCGGTGAGAGTCGCTTGCGATCGCCTCAATCACCATCGTGCAATTGATATAAGACAAAATGCGACCTACATAATCTAGTGCCTCACTGTCTTGTGGATAAACCATACCTAGCAAGAGGTTTTTGTCTTCTAATCCCAAGGGCAAAATCTGATGGTAGAGGCAAGCTTCAAAGGATAAAAGATTATCAATCAGTTGGAACATTTGCTCGCGTTCCCCTCCTTCCTCCCATCTAGTTTGAGTGGCAGTTAGGATTTGCTGTGCATTTGCTGCGGTATCATTTAGTTCGCCCTCGGAAGACAACATAGGTTTGATTGCGTGGTGTTTATTTATATTTTGCCTCTAATTGAGTAAGTAGTTAATAAAGATACTTTGTTTGATTGTTAAAATTTCAATTATATATACTTAAGTAGACGTAAGTAGAAGATGAATTTTAGATGATAGATTGGGGATAATACTGAGAAGTGGGCATTGGGCATTGGGCAAATAATTAATACTTCTTCTTACCCTAATCCCCTACTTTCCCTACTCCTCCACTTCGCCACTCCCCATTTGCCTTGTCTCCCGCCGCCTGAATTGGCTACTCTTGGGTTCTTAAAGCTTGGGCTGCAAGATAAATTTTTGTCCATTCGCCTAATACTTGATGGGTTTTGAGTTTTAACTGTTGAGCTATTGCTTCTATTGAGTTACCTACTTTCCGCAAATCTAGGATTTGCCGCCCCAGAGGAGTCAATTTTTCATCAAGTTGTTGCCATTGGTTTTGCGTTAACCCTAAATTATGTTCTTGTAAGGAAATTGAGAGCCAGCTGTCTACTAGCTCTGGTTTATTTTTGAGGGCAAAAACACGCACAGCATGGTAACTAATTTTTTCTCGCAGACGGTAGACTTCTTTAGTCTGCTTATCCAGTTTTTGGGCGATCTCTTCTTGGGACTTACCTTGCAGATACAGTCTTAGCCATTCTACTGCGTCTTTTCCGAGATTTTCTTGTAAATAATTTTCAAATTCTTTTTGGACGGACTGACGTAGGGACTGTTGTTCTTCTAGTTGTTGTGTTTCTTGATATTCTGCGATCGCCTGACTATCTACTAAGTTAACTCGATTGTCACTGTCGTCGGTGAGGACTTCTTCTGACACCAGTCTAATCATGTCACGACCCGGCACTTGGGTTAAGCCACCGCGCTGAGTGCGACGCAAGTAATTTACAAACCGATAAGCTAATAGGGGTTGATTGCGTACTGGCCGCAGACAATATTCTTCTACACTGGCAAATAGCAGAGCATCTGCCAATCGCCTATCGCTTGTATATTTGGCAAGATCAGCCATTTGTTGCTGCATGTAGGCATCAGTTTGCAGTAATTCTTGGAGTACTTCTTGCAATACATCCATAACACTGCGCTGGCGATCGCGGCTGAGGGAAACCCAAGTCTGAATCTTATTCCGTAATGTCACTAAACTCCCTAGTCGCGTTATCAAGTTGCGATAAGCACGTTCTCGCCCAAACCCCAAATAACGTTGACGTAAAATCCTCCAGCGATATTCCATCGCTTGTTTGGCGATCTCAAGTTCCTTCGGGTTTAACAGATCAAACCGTTTTGAGTCAGATCCAAATAGCCAGAGAATAATACTTTGCCTAGCAGCTTCATTTTGCTCTGGACATTCAGTAGCCAAGCGCTTTTGCCAATCTAAAGCCAGTTTTTCCATATCTGTTGTCATACTGAGATTGCATTCCTCGAAACTCAATTTTGAAGTTTGCATCACAACCCCCATTTATCCCACCTAATTGTTAACTGGCAGCTGCCCCAGATTTCATGAGTTTCATGAAAATAGCTCAGTGTTTCTACTCTTATTACGTCTTAATTCACTAGAATTATGCAGAAATTTCTACATTGATGTTTCCCTTTCAATTCCAAAATACCCAAAACCCTTGTAAATGAAGCATTTAGAGCAAGTTTGTTAATTTAAGCTTTTTGTAAAGTTATGTTTTTTAACTAAGAACAGAAATCTGCCTAGAGTGGTGAGGATACACCTTTGCAAGAGATGAGTCGGGGAAATCTGATATTTTGTAACAGATACCAGGAACGAATCTAATTTAACTCAATGTCAGACGTTATTTCACCTGTATAAGTTTCAACCCTCTACAATCCTTTACGTAGGAAAATACTTAGTTGAATCTTAATACGCTTGGTGTTCATAATATTTTGCCCTATAAAAGCCCTCCGACCCTCTTAAAATGAGCTTAATTCCGTCCTTTCTAAGGGTAATTAGGGAGGAGGAGCGAGCCTTAACTGAATAGTATTAAGTTAAATTTCTTAATATATTTTTATATAAATGTAAACCTCGTCTACCTTAAGAACCGTAGTTTTGTAGGTTGCGTGCAGCGATAGTGTAACCCAACATAAAATTTGGTGGTAATGTTGGGTTGCGTTTCACTCTACCCAACCTACATAAATATATCTTTTAAAAAACTCTAGGTTTCAACATAGATGAGGTTTATATACGTAAATTAGTGTTTAAAAGAATATTTAGTAAGGCGTTATATAAAACGTTTAAATTAGTAAAAATGGATAGTCAACAGTCAACATTGATTGATTTTGACTATTGACTGTGATTGTTGCTTTCCCTCTGCTTCAAAATTCAACTTCTGCAAAATCTAATAACAGAAAGAATGCAACCCTCAAAAGCTTTAATGGTCAGAAGCCTTAAAATAGACTTCTCAATAAATTCATTTGTAGAGATTCTTCGTTTTGAATTTCACCGCAGAGGGTTGAATCTATCGATTGTTCGATCTAACAATCGGATTTTCTACAGATTCTCGATACCCTTGGACTTGTTCTGTGTAACCAATTGGCAGAACAGCTTCAACGTTTTCATGGGGACGAGCAATAATTACCCAGGATTCAAGTGTACCGCCAAAAACATTTTCTGCGGCTTCAACACCAGCAGCCATAGCAGCTTTTACTTCAGAAACATCGCCACGAATATTAACTGTAAAACGGGCGCTACCCACTCTAATATATCCAACAAGAGTGACTCGACCAGCTTTTACCATTGCATCTGCTGCTGCTAGCACCGCAGGAAAACCTTTCGTTTCAAGTGCTCCAACTGCCTGTAATGACATTATTAATCTCCTGTATGAATAAACGATATGGGGGCTACAAGGTAATTGTACGAAGCTTCGCTACAGATTTTGATAGCAAAATTGCTTAGAACATGCGGAAAGGTTCTGATTCTTCAGTGAAATGGATTGGCAATATGGTTTCCACATTTTCCGGGGGATTAGGAACAACGTAGTAGGTAATTACTGTACCAACCTTGACTTGCTCTCCAGCTACGATTCCGGCTTCAACAGCTCTATTGACTTCAGAAACGTGTCCCCGGACGGCGACTAACAAACGTGCGCTTTCAGCTTGACCATAATACACAATCGTAACTGCGGCAGCTTTGACCATTGCATCTGCTGCGGCTAAAACACTAGGAAAACCTAAAGTTTCAATTACGCCAACCGCCATTGGCATGGCATTAGCTCCTGGAATAAGGGATAGGCGATATCAATTGTACGTGGCTTTAGTCCCAATTTTGACATTTTGCAAAATTTTCTTTGGTGGTGGGAATTAGGAGAGACGCGATTAATCGCGTCTGTACAAGAGTTAGAATATTTTGATTAGCTGCTAAACTATATTTTATATATTACAAATAATACTTGAGCAGATTAGTTTGTGTAATTTTGTTGTTTAACAAAATCAGCGATGCGCCAAAGCAAGCTAATACGATAAACTGAAATTTATGTTTCCGAATTTTCTTCCTCAAGCAGTTGGGCAACTGACAGAATCTGCCTCGATCGCACTAGCTCAGAGTATTCAAACTGCTGCGATCGCTACTCCTTTAATTAATCAACCAGTTACCACAACTTATGTCAAGCAGGGGAGTGGTGGAACTCCTATTTTATTAATTCATGGCTTTGACAGTTCTGTATTAGAATTTCGGCGGCTTTTGCCACTACTCTCTAGAGATAATGAAACGTGGGCTGTAGATTTGTTGGGTTTTGGGTTTACAGATAGACTCTCAGGAATTGCTTATAGCCCAACTGCGATTAAAACCCATCTTTATTATTTTTGGAAAAGCTTAATTAAGCAACCTGTAATTTTAGTGGGCGCTTCGATGGGGGGTGCGACGGCGATTGATTTTACGCTGACTTACCCGGAAGTCGTAAAAAAGCTAGTGTTAATTGATAGTGCGGGGTTGGCTGGTGGTTCACCGTTAAGTAAATTCATGTTCCCCCCATTAGATTATTTCGCAACTCAATTTTTGAGTAATCTAAAGGTGCGCGATCGCGTTTCTCGCATTGGATATAAAAATCAAAGTCTTGCTTCTGTCGATGCTTTATGTTGTGGCGCGTTACATCTCCAAATGCCCAGTTGGAATCAAGCTTTGATTGCTTTTACTAAAAGTGGTGGTTATAGTGCTTTTAGATTTGATATTTTATCAAAAATTGTGCAACCAACACTAATTTTGTGGGGCGATTCCGATAAGATTTTGGGTACTAAGGATGCCACAAAGTTTAAAAGTGCAATTCCACACAGCAATCTCATCTGGATTCAAGATTGTGGTCATCTCCCGCACTTGGAACAACCACAAATCACCGCGCAGCATATTTTAAACTTTCGAGTTTAAAGCAGTTTTTTATTTACTAAGTATAATATCGATTACCTGTGGAGTTGCATAGAACAAGGAGCTTAAGCCCCTTGTTTTACAAAACCTGATTTTGTACAGTTTCACAAAGAACTGATATCAACTCTAGTCAAGTAACCACATCTCATTAGAACTATCAGGATACTCATTTGGTTGATTTTGTGGTTGATTTTGAGCTAGCGTTTCCGATGAACGATGTGATTTTTTGTAGTTAAGTGGATTGTAATGGTCTTTGACTGGTTTGATAGCAGTACTTTCTTTGACCACAAGTTTTTTAGAATTATCTTCTGCTGTTTGTTTTAAAGCATTAATTTCTTCTATAAGCTTGGAATTCGCTTCTGCAAGTTGCAGTGCTGTTTTTTTGGTTTCTTCAAGTTCTTTTGTTAGTTGTTCTAGTAATGATTTCTGTTCTGATGCAAATGTTTTTTGTTTAGATAATTTTGATTGCAAATCAGCAACTTCTTGTCCAAGAGATGCTTCTTTTTTGTGGCTTGCTTCTAAATTACTTGTCAACTCTTTAACAGTTGCTTCTAAATCAGCTTTAGTTGGGCTTGTGCGCTTAGTAGAATTTGACTCAGATGTTTGTGCTGAGGATTCTTCATCAGATGAAGCCTGTTCTTCGGTAATTGCTTGTGCTGTAACTTCGATCGCAGATTCACCTTCTGGGGGTGTAAATTTTTGTGCCTCTTCTTGTAGTAAGTCAGAGAGACTTTGTTTCCTAGCCATTATTATTTTCTCCAATCACGCTGTAATTCATCAGCTGCACGACGGTAGTCTAACTCCGCCTCTCGTGCATTACTTCCTCGCCATTGAGCGATCGCTACACCCTCAAGCGCCGCTCGTTCATGAGCCTTATAAGCACGGATAAAGGTATTAAAAGCAGGAATACCTAATCTAGTGAGAGTGTTTTTTGCTTCTAGCGCTTCCCCAATGCTGCGCGTATCGACTTTAGTTAGCAGTACCCGATGGGGGGTTCCCACGGGGATGACGGCTTCCTTGACTGTTTCCACGAGGATAGCTAAATCCATTGCGGATGGGGGTGTAGGCAAAACTAGATAATCTGCGATCGCAACTACCGCCACTAATGCTTCAGAGCGCAGCGCGGGAGGTGTATCCACCACTACTAAATCGTAACCTGTTATCTTTCCTAAATCACTTAAAAGCTTGGGATCTGTTTCTTGAGATAAATCAAATCCCATTCCCTGCTGACTGCGCCCAAACCACCAACTGGCAGAACCTTGAATAT contains:
- a CDS encoding glycosyltransferase family 4 protein, giving the protein MKIALVAGGYIPAPPLSSSILTLIQEYKYFLDKLGHQVDIFNNKDVNEVIDKINNGNYDFVHLHAYEFASQFNKSLEQKYCFSCHNGYFFKQDKWEEDFKEGFQHYLNAPGIIALSNPTKHIFIKAGYSGYISVQINGIDTQKLNFKEEGNNKAICLGWIQPRKQQRLLAETIDGKLGLDFVGPLDDPNFKEGTTTKYLGIWSLKQVYNNLTDYNCLVLISNGEIAPLVVLEAMAAGLCVVVSESASANLHSKEFIKVLPDDILTNATAENKRIVCDTIIDLIDKNKSFRQEIVEYVRENFDFSHIIKNYIQMIDDFSKFDY
- a CDS encoding methyltransferase domain-containing protein; amino-acid sequence: MVNSTAPSFLSSFLENSFDLKHHLEYFLNLDPETIETKLAAGQEEIKNLGRKDFNWEEATAFYREKVGELYLFELGAWHLSSYAYIGDMLQLIADYAQGRVLDFGGGIGTHTLGAALCPQVEQVVYYDINPINCDFVQYRAEKMGLGKKIICSLEMPAKEKFDTILCFDVLEHLSDPSQQLLEFYQSLNSEGKMIANWYFFKGFNQEFLFHLDEPKVVEAFFNTLQSQFLEVFHPYLITTRCYRKQS
- a CDS encoding glycosyltransferase family 4 protein, which translates into the protein MSTPMGPLGSGLGGGVELTLSNIATEMLRRGHKLEIVAPQGSISNSLPIREIPGELIQIPAQNQSRSDPILLHKNSVLANMWDYARQVQTDYDLIVNFAYDWLPLYLTPFFHCPIAHLISMGSLTDVMDEIIEQVAINFPGSIGVHSQTQAATFTFAERCICLLNGMDLSIYQFCQEPTQSLAWVGRIAPEKGLEDAVAAAEITGIKLKIFGLKQDISYWEKICQEYPNAPIEYVGFLPTLELQKELGKCQALLVTPRWIEAFGNVAIEALACGVPLIAYRRGGLTEIVQEGKTGFLVEPDSVQGLVEAIKHLDEIDRQTCRQQAETLYSLEAMGDRTEEWFQEILRKKF
- a CDS encoding Crp/Fnr family transcriptional regulator, with protein sequence MLTEVFSELFPLMSTANPQTLEWLLNVAIEHEYPSGRAVVMEDAWGNAVYFVVSGWVKVRRTVGDDSVALAIFGRGDFFGEMAILDESPRSTDVIALSPVKLLSISRERFIQILFKDPQLHHRMLQLMVRRLRQINQRLQMRSSPPAVKLAHTLVTLGESYGQESDLGREVFNIPFKDLAEVTEIGVEETTKIMEKLHEKGWIKIDSANNITYLVNFKQLINLAGKV
- a CDS encoding pilus assembly protein PilB, with the translated sequence MLSSEGELNDTAANAQQILTATQTRWEEGGEREQMFQLIDNLLSFEACLYHQILPLGLEDKNLLLGMVYPQDSEALDYVGRILSYINCTMVIEAIASDSHRRILSAYLNHKNTSQLDAKLVHESTEDFSQQNTDKPIPSLNADSESNQHPLLMAFQTQKRQHSGQRVDLPPIPELDQSSQTLRNQEGETSVAAANNLPILPTQVPELLTPIELLPTLPPKKLLEELLGRIMGGGIGRLYLERQAYEGRILWSDNGILQSVLDKLPLYVFQGVLNELKRFASLPLITLAEPKQVEKEYVYQKNRLLLRLRVMPGTYGEEATLQVLRGAALKFYQQQQLMRLGRDALGISQQLSFKLHELQERLLLNPILDSQQSEALATLNQLVKNLDQQIKILAIHSNPPTDSKL
- a CDS encoding HetZ-related protein 2; its protein translation is MGVVMQTSKLSFEECNLSMTTDMEKLALDWQKRLATECPEQNEAARQSIILWLFGSDSKRFDLLNPKELEIAKQAMEYRWRILRQRYLGFGRERAYRNLITRLGSLVTLRNKIQTWVSLSRDRQRSVMDVLQEVLQELLQTDAYMQQQMADLAKYTSDRRLADALLFASVEEYCLRPVRNQPLLAYRFVNYLRRTQRGGLTQVPGRDMIRLVSEEVLTDDSDNRVNLVDSQAIAEYQETQQLEEQQSLRQSVQKEFENYLQENLGKDAVEWLRLYLQGKSQEEIAQKLDKQTKEVYRLREKISYHAVRVFALKNKPELVDSWLSISLQEHNLGLTQNQWQQLDEKLTPLGRQILDLRKVGNSIEAIAQQLKLKTHQVLGEWTKIYLAAQALRTQE
- a CDS encoding carbon dioxide-concentrating mechanism protein CcmK; translated protein: MSLQAVGALETKGFPAVLAAADAMVKAGRVTLVGYIRVGSARFTVNIRGDVSEVKAAMAAGVEAAENVFGGTLESWVIIARPHENVEAVLPIGYTEQVQGYRESVENPIVRSNNR
- a CDS encoding BMC domain-containing protein; translated protein: MPMAVGVIETLGFPSVLAAADAMVKAAAVTIVYYGQAESARLLVAVRGHVSEVNRAVEAGIVAGEQVKVGTVITYYVVPNPPENVETILPIHFTEESEPFRMF
- a CDS encoding alpha/beta hydrolase is translated as MFPNFLPQAVGQLTESASIALAQSIQTAAIATPLINQPVTTTYVKQGSGGTPILLIHGFDSSVLEFRRLLPLLSRDNETWAVDLLGFGFTDRLSGIAYSPTAIKTHLYYFWKSLIKQPVILVGASMGGATAIDFTLTYPEVVKKLVLIDSAGLAGGSPLSKFMFPPLDYFATQFLSNLKVRDRVSRIGYKNQSLASVDALCCGALHLQMPSWNQALIAFTKSGGYSAFRFDILSKIVQPTLILWGDSDKILGTKDATKFKSAIPHSNLIWIQDCGHLPHLEQPQITAQHILNFRV
- a CDS encoding ParA family protein; this encodes MPKIIAILNGKGGVGKTTTAVNLAANFAKKKKVLLIDADIQGSASWWFGRSQQGMGFDLSQETDPKLLSDLGKITGYDLVVVDTPPALRSEALVAVVAIADYLVLPTPPSAMDLAILVETVKEAVIPVGTPHRVLLTKVDTRSIGEALEAKNTLTRLGIPAFNTFIRAYKAHERAALEGVAIAQWRGSNAREAELDYRRAADELQRDWRK